CTTCAGACACCCTACCGGCGATGTCTATGAAGGCGAATTCCTAAACGGCTTCTATAATGGCTATGGGATATTTAAATTCGCAAATGGCGGTTCATACGAAGGCGAGTTTAAAAACGGCCAATACGACGGCAAAGGCATATACAAATGGCCTGACGGCCGCATCTACGATGGCGAGTGGAAAAACAGCCAATACAACGGCAAAGGCATATTCAAATGGGCCGATGGCCGCGTCTACGAAGGAGACTTCAAGAACAGCGCTCCGAACGGCTTCGGCGTAGGCAAGGACGCCTCAGGCAAAGTCGTCCATGACGGCGAATGGAAAGACGGCCAGCCCGTGACCACGCTCAAAGCCGACAAAGTCCTTGGTGTTCCCTGGGGCTCTACTGAGGAAGAAACCAAGAATATTCTCCTCAAGCGGCCCAACACCCAGAGAGTATCCTTCCTCGACGGCAAAGACGGCGATAACAAGTGGCTGTATTTTCAGGGCCCGTTCGCCGAATTTCCTGATGCCTGGATATACGTCTACTTCTACCAGGGCAAGATGTGGCAGTTCCGCATATCCTGGCCGCTTAAAGACGACCAGATAATTGACAGGTATAACGCCCTCAAACAGGGCCTGACCGGACGCTACGGCCCGCCGTCCACCGAGCAAGGCAAATACCTCGACTCCCGCGCATGGTGGGACCTTGGCCAGACTTACCATGTAGGCATCGAGATACTGCAGAACAAAATTAAGATAGCAGCCGCCGACCCCACTCCCAATACCCACCCCTTCCGGGTCTACGTCACCTACTACAACAAAGCTGTCGTCGACATTGTCTACGGCAACAAATCCGGCTCCTCCGGCGGCAGCAAGGACTATTGATACCACACCCCCAAAAGTGAATATAAAACATCAAAATCCGGCACTCAAAATGCCGGATTTTTCGTTTTGACAGGCATTCGGCTGCGGCGGGGCGGTGACGCCAGTATGATGAGAAGGATGAGGATACTCTTCTTCAGCAATGGTAGAAGCTTCTTTCTATCGCAGCCGCCTTCGGCCTGTTCTGGACGGACGCGAACGGTATCCCCCGGTCGGCGAAGTATATCGCCTGCCTGGGCGACCCGATCACCGATCTGACGGAGGATATGGCGGCCGAGCAGAAGGCCCGCACTACGTATGAGCATCTTATCGCCTGCACGGACGACGAGTGTGTGAAGGATGCGCTCAGGTTCCTATGGGAGCGGGAGGTGGTCCATTTTCAGCGGTTCGGCGAGATGCTGAATACGGTGCAGGAGTGGATGGCCAACAGCAAGCACTGCTGGATGGGACACCGGACGGAGAAAACAGCGGCAGGGGCCGCTGTTTTTGTGTTTGCAGGAAGGGGCTGGAGCTTAGCGAATATTGTAAATCAAGTTTGTTTTATCCATTTATGCTGAGAGGATTTAGGCATGGATACATATTTGCCGGGGGACATAGCCTCACCTCTTCAGGTGATGATCTACCATCCGATAAGAGACATCTGGTTCTATCTGCTGGCGGGGGCGGTGTTGGCGGCGCTGGCGGGGTACGCCTTTCAGTACCGCAAGACGCCGGCGGCGCGCTATTGGGTTCTCAGCCTCTCTCTCCGGGCAATCTTTCTTTTGGCGCTGGTTATGGTTACCGTCAGCCCGGCATTGGCGGATAAGGTTTTCTGGGTCAAAATCCAGCAAATGAGCGCTTTGCTCATAATTCCTACGTTTTTATTGTTCGTCGTGAACATCGCCGGGCAAAAGGGTCGGCTGGCCAGGACGGTCGTATCGGCGCTGGTGGCGGTTACCGTCTTTTGTACGCTGGCGCTCTTGACTACCGGATGGCACGGCTGGTTTTGGCGCGGAGTGGTTTGGGACGGGCTGACCTTCGGCATCGTCCGCGGTCCGATTTACTGGGCCGTTATGGGCATAGCCTATTTTCAGTTCTTATTGGTCAGTGTGCTGTGCGTCATCTGGGCGCGCAGGGCCTCCGGCCTGCGGCGGTGGCAGATCGCGGCGCTGCCGGCCGATCCCCTGTTATCTTTGGCCGGACATATCCTGTGGGCCATCGACCAGCAGGCCGGCGTCATTCCGCCGCTGCCGCTGGCTTTCCTGCTGAGCGGCCTGGCCTGGACGTGGATCTTTTTCCGCCTGCGGGTCCTCAGCCTGATGCTCCTGGCCGAGTCGACCGTTATCGGCAATATCGACGACAGTCTGATCATCACCGACGACCAGGACTATATTATGGAGCTTAATCCGTCCGCCCGGCGGCGGTTCGGCGATAAAGCCCCGACTCTGATCGGCAGACCTTTCCGGGAGGTATTCGCGTCCTGGCCGGCGATGACCGCGCTGCTGGATATCAGGGCGGCGGCGGAGGGGGAAATCCGTCTGGAGGGCAGCGGGGATTATTCGTACCACGTCACGCCGCTGACAGGCTGGGGCAATATTAATATCGGCAAGGCGATCGTCCTCCACGATACGACCGAGCTGAAGCAGGTCCAGGCCCAGATAGTCGAGCAGCAGAAGGCGTTGTCGATCATGACGGAACGGGACCGGCTGGGGCGGGAGCTGCACGATGGCGCCGGCCAGTTGTGGGGGTATATTAACATGCAGGTGGAAGCGGCGCGCTCGCTGCTGGCCAAGAACGAGCCGGCCCAGGTCGATACGGTGCTGGAAAGGCTGGCCGGGGTTACGAGGGATGTTCACGTCGATATCCGCGAGTCGATCGCGGGGCTGCGGACGGCAACCGGCGAGAAGCACGGCTTGTGGCGGACGCTGGCGGATTATCTTCAGTGGTATCGTCAAAACAACAATATCGACGCCGAACTGGTTGTCGATGAGGGGCTAATCGCCGGCCGGCTGCCGCCGACTGCGGAAGCCCAGCTGCTGAGAATTGTCCAGGAAGCGTTGACCAATGTAAGAAAACACGCCGGCGCGCGCCATGTCAAGGTGGTCGCCAGGCGTCACGGGGATATGGCCGAGATCAGGGTTGAGGATGACGGGCGGGGGTTTGACCCGGTTCAGGCGGTTGGGAAAAAAGGGAGCTACGGTCTGAGAATTATGGAGGAAAGGACCGAGGAGTCGGGGGGGCGGCTTTCGGTC
This is a stretch of genomic DNA from Sporomusaceae bacterium. It encodes these proteins:
- a CDS encoding histidine kinase N-terminal 7TM domain-containing protein; amino-acid sequence: MDTYLPGDIASPLQVMIYHPIRDIWFYLLAGAVLAALAGYAFQYRKTPAARYWVLSLSLRAIFLLALVMVTVSPALADKVFWVKIQQMSALLIIPTFLLFVVNIAGQKGRLARTVVSALVAVTVFCTLALLTTGWHGWFWRGVVWDGLTFGIVRGPIYWAVMGIAYFQFLLVSVLCVIWARRASGLRRWQIAALPADPLLSLAGHILWAIDQQAGVIPPLPLAFLLSGLAWTWIFFRLRVLSLMLLAESTVIGNIDDSLIITDDQDYIMELNPSARRRFGDKAPTLIGRPFREVFASWPAMTALLDIRAAAEGEIRLEGSGDYSYHVTPLTGWGNINIGKAIVLHDTTELKQVQAQIVEQQKALSIMTERDRLGRELHDGAGQLWGYINMQVEAARSLLAKNEPAQVDTVLERLAGVTRDVHVDIRESIAGLRTATGEKHGLWRTLADYLQWYRQNNNIDAELVVDEGLIAGRLPPTAEAQLLRIVQEALTNVRKHAGARHVKVVARRHGDMAEIRVEDDGRGFDPVQAVGKKGSYGLRIMEERTEESGGRLSVESAPNAGTAVVITLPLAQRGG
- a CDS encoding manganese catalase family protein — protein: MAAAFGLFWTDANGIPRSAKYIACLGDPITDLTEDMAAEQKARTTYEHLIACTDDECVKDALRFLWEREVVHFQRFGEMLNTVQEWMANSKHCWMGHRTEKTAAGAAVFVFAGRGWSLANIVNQVCFIHLC